In the genome of Palaemon carinicauda isolate YSFRI2023 chromosome 13, ASM3689809v2, whole genome shotgun sequence, one region contains:
- the LOC137651523 gene encoding uncharacterized protein, with the protein MFFQIKIPPENQDYVRFLRWPNGDINRPLEEFRMAVHIFGAISSPIVKLVKDLVSATGEGGFRLTKFVSNSSDVLKALPAEDCSVESDKFNLDMESLMTRALGMLWDLKEDSFKFSIELKDNPFTRRGLLSTISSLYDPIGLLSPIILPAKKLLQELCQVESLDWDERIPDEPAERWQHWIQGLHLLEQLSIPRCFKSSGFGNVSGSSHVLFSDASTVGYGVAAYLVFHDGDQVQSNLVMGKSRVSPKKLVTIPRLELTAATVFVKVAQHILKELEFTVGKVVYYTDSTTVLHYIHSNTKRFPVFLANRVRVTKDYSQPEQRRYVNSSDNPADVASRGISVHPFLQYDEWFHGPSLIASDYLPSHEYVCADCVDDKSEHVSVVTISEEHHGFTRLIEYFSSWSRLQKAVSVFQQLKLILSGKGKGCVTTDAERAIIMKLKEPALSQKIADLPADRLEPSPPFNNVGI; encoded by the exons ATGTTCTTTCAAATAAAGATTCCACCTGAGAATCAGGACTATGTTAGATTCTTGCGGTGGCCTAATGGTGACATCAATCGACCTCTTGAAGAATTCCGAATGGCTGTTCACATTTTCGGAGCAATCTCATCACCGA TAGTGAAGTTGGTGAAGGATTTGGTATCTGCAACTGGTGAAGGAGGATTTAGGTTAACTAAATTTGTCAGCAATTCAAGTGATGTCCTTAAAGCTTTGCCTGCTGAAGATTGTTCGGTTGAAAGTGACAAGTTTAATCTTGacatggagagtttaatgacaagagCCTTAGGAATGTTATGGGACCTTAAAGAAGACTCATTCAAGTTCTCAATTGAGCTTAAGGATAATCCATTCACCAGAAGAGGATTGTTATCAACTATCTCATCATTATATGATCCCATTGGGTTGCTCTCTCCAATCATCTTACCGGCCAAGAAACTGTTACAAGAATTGTGTCAAGTTGAGAGTTTGGACTGGGATGAGAGGATTCCAGATGAGCCAGCTGAAAGGTGGCAACATTGGATACAAGGTCTTCATTTACTGGAGCAGCTTTCAATACCAAGATGCTTCAAGTCAAGTGGGTTTGGTAATGTGTCAGGTTCAAGTCATGTATTATTCAGCGATGCAAGTACAGTTGGTTATGGTGTTGCAGCATACCTTGTTTTTCACGATGGAGACCAAGTTCAGTCAAATCTTGTCATGGGAAAATCAAGAGTATCTCCCAAAAAGCTGGTGACTATACCTAGGTTAGAACTTACAGCTGCAACTGTGTTTGTCAAGGTTGCTCAACacatcctgaaggagttggagtttACTGTTGGCAAGGTAGTGTACTACACAGATTCAACAACAGTCCTTCACTATATTCATAGCAACACTAAAAGGTTTCCTGTTTTTTTAGCCAACAGAGTCAGGGTTACAAAGGACTACTCCCAGCCTGAGCAAAGGAGATATGTAAACTCCAGTGATAACCCTGCTGATGTGGCATCAAGAGGTATTAGTGTACATCCGTTTTTGCAGTATGACGAATGGTTTCATGGCCCATCACTTATTGCATCTGATTATTTGCCTTCACATGAGTATGTGTGTGCAGATTGTGTTGATGATAAGAGTGAACATGTGTCTGTGGTCACAATTTCTGAAGAACATCATGGGTTTACaagattaattgaatatttctcttcatgGTCAAGGTTACAAAAGGCAGTTTCTGTATTTCAACAACTAAAGTTAATCCTTAGTGGTAAAGGGAAAGGTTGTGTAACCACTGATGCTGAAAGGGCAATCATAAT GAAGTTGAAAGAACCAGCTTTGAGTCAAAAGATAGCTGATCTTCCAGCAGACAGATTGGAACCTTCACCACCATTCAATAATGTTGGTATTTGA